Sequence from the Mixophyes fleayi isolate aMixFle1 chromosome 4, aMixFle1.hap1, whole genome shotgun sequence genome:
CAGCCCTGATTATAAGGACATTATAACACTCACTTCCATATCACACACTATGTTCAGTTACAGCCCTGATTATAAGGACATTATAACACTCACCTCCATAACACACACTATGTTCAGTTACACCCCTGATTATAACACTCACCTCCATATCACACACTATGTTCAGTTACAGCCCTGATTATAAGGACATTATAACACTCACCTCCATAACACACACTATGTTCAGTTACAGCCCTGATTATAAGGACATTATAACACTCACCTCCATAACACACACTATGTTCAGTTACACCCCTGATTATAATACTCACCTCCATATCACACACTATGTTCAGTTACAGCCCTGATTATAAGGACATTATAACACTCACCTCCATAACACACACTATGTTCAGTTACAGCCCTGATTACAAGGACATTATAACACTCACCTCCATAACACACACTATGTTCAGTTACACACCTGATTATAACACTCACCTCCATAACACACACTATGTTCAGTTACAGCCTTGATTACAAGGACATTATAACACTCACCTTCATAATACACACTATGTTCAGTTACACCCCTGATTATAACACTCACCTCCATAACACACACTATGTTCAGTTACAGCCCTGATTACAAGGACATTATAACACTCACCTCCATAACACACACTATGTTCAGTTACAGCCCTGATTACAAGGACATTATAACACTCACCTTCATAATACACACTATGTTCAGTTACACCCCTGATTATAACACTCACCTCCATAACACACACTATGTTCAGTTACACCCCTGATTATAACACTCACCTCCATATCACACACTATGTTCAGTTACAGCCCTGATTATAAGGACATTATAACACTCACCTCCATAACACACACTATGTTCAGTTACAGCCCTGATTATAAGGACATTATAACACTCACCTCCATAACACACAAACGGCAGCTGCTGTGCGCAGCACCCTGAGCTCCAGCTGAAGTTTCTGGCTGGATCACCGGAGATGAGGCCACATTGCTTGGAGAGTGGACTATTAGGTTCTCCATCGCCCCAGAAGCTGAATGTTCCCCATGTCTGACCTCCACTCCAATACCAATGCCCCCAGAGCCGACTTCGCCTCAGCCCAAACCAGAAGCCCTTGCTGGGGGTATAATCAGATAGTAGGGTGGCCATCATGCCTTGCTCATCAAGTGAGGATAACACGGCCAAGTCGGTAAAATAGCTGCGGCAATGTGTCCGAGATTGTGACCAACTCATGGGAGTCTGTACCACATGCAGATTGCCTAGAAGAGACCAGACATGACAGAGTCACCAGGGGAATATTATAGCCAGATCTGTCAGATTATAGACACATATATGGCAGTGTGCACCATTCACACTCTCACTCAATATTCCACTATGTGAATATCTGCCTTGCTTTCTATATCTACGGTTCACATGattttcaaacaaaataaaaagggttaccaTATTATATTAAGTTTGCTCAGATGGTGAAAGCTGTCGCTTGGATCCCTTAAGGGGGACGAGGGTGGAGGGGTAATAAATCAGAAGTAGGACCCTGTCCCCACAATTTAGCTGTATCAGGACTCTGAACTCCGGGAGAACAAACCCTGCAATTTAAAGATATCCATGGCGAAAATTGTGACTGTTCCGTGAAATTGGAACACAAAGGAGCAGTAAACACATTTCTACAAAGACATTATGGGAAACTTATTGGCAGAAGTTTTTGATGTCTGTAAGGTGTGAGCAGTGTTGTATATGGATGTTAGTCCACACAGCATTAAACTTAACCAAGTTGTTGGCTTAATTGTGAACAGGAACAACAGTTGTGATGTAGGTAAACACAGGGTTAATGGCTGCAGCAGTTGTAATAGTTATAGAATGCTGTTAGGGTCATACAGCAGCAGGATGCATCACTTGGCACTAGAGGACCAATagagacagtgtgagagagaAGACAGCATACAGAGCGCACGTCTCTCCAACACCCCCCTTGCTCAGAGCTGTCTCCGGTTacatgtcctatagattgtaagctgcgagcagggttctcttacctctctgtctgtatgtattacccagtattgtcttattaatctttgttcccaattgtaaagctctatggaatttgctggcgctatatataaataaatgttgatgatgatgatcatgatgtatAAAACCTAACACTTCATCAAAAACATTTCTGCTTTTCCTAAAAGCAGAAAACACTTTTGTTAATTAACAAAACAAGCAAATAGTGAAACGTATCAACATTAATCAATCAAGCATATTTCAGTCCACATTTTAACAGGAACATATTCAGAACGTGTGATGTTAGTCCCTTTGTTAATATATAATCAACTTTTTTTCTAAACACAAACTGTCATAACTGCAAGGGACACAAAGAGATCCATTTACTATAAGTGAGAAGATCAATTCGCTATAGAGACTTGCTGCTATTTCACATTTAACCAATTAAAGGATAACTGCAATAATCAGCTTGTGGCTATCATTAAGACTTTGTTACTTTCACGGACATTATTCATCCCTGGTCACCAGGAACATATTCTATGCTAGCAGATTCCATATCCTGTATCAGATCCATGTTGTCACATTGTTTTTCTTCTCCCTTTTATTAGGCACCTATCTATCCGAGCTAATACCAATTGGCACACTAAGTGCGTTTGCTTGTCACACTGGTATATGCTGATATACTGATTGTTTATTTTTCCATACTTTCTTGTTGACAAGTTAGAGCACAGTTTTATTTAGcgctgttctggccagaacaattgTCTGCAGATTATTGTTTCTTTATTCATTGTACACATCATTGTAATGCCATTACAATTCCCTATACTCAATGATCCCTGTATAAAGTAATACAGCCACATACAGACTTATCACACATTTCACTAGTCCTCAGCGCCAAAGAGTTCCAATTCCTAAATGAGTTGCAGGACCTAGATCTTTTAATCTGGATTTCTGTTTCAAACAATCTCATACAATGGTGATGTGCTTCTCGCAACAGACCCTCTACATATACTACTATGATGAACAAGTTTTATTCTATAATAACAGTGATCAGACTCTGTCCTAATAAAGTCCATCTTTAGCAGCACAGCTTCCACCAATCACCACGTTGCTTTAGGCCATAGAGGGATTTAGGAGGCAACACACTATCCTCATAGTGTTCAGCTGGTTCCATGTTAATGCCCCAAACTCCCCATTTAGGACGGCTGAATCACAATCAAGTTGATCACAATCAAGTTGTAcagcaataaatcatgaattgtagaaATGGCAATGACTTACCTTGTATCTTGCAACAGGTGATCTTCCGGTAGTCAATAGCAGATTTTTGGGTGTATCCCTTGGCACCTAGGTGGGCTATGTAGCAATGGCTCTATCCGCATTCAGCTTTTTACAAAATACCCACTTGTCCTTGATCCTCATAGGGTGACTACAGTCCATGTATTGTTGTCAATATaattagctgctgatgatgatgatccagagcTGTCAATTCTGTATCTATTGCCGACTTCCACTCTTCCCAGTTGCTTTCACTGCTTGGATGTTTTGGGGTTCACAGAAGGCTATGTTAGCAAATTCCTCGCTATATCTCCTGGGGGGAACACCTCTGCTGCTCCTCCTGGAATTGTTGCTTTCCAATTGGACGTTCACATTAACACCCTCAGCTTCAGACACGCTACCTGCTGTCTGTATATCCAGCATTATAAATTCCCCCATTCTGAGGTGGTGCTGGTTCATAAAGCACCACATCTCTGGATTGTATTTGTGATGTCCCAGAGCCTGTATCCTTTACTCTCCTTGTAATATAAAAGCATGGTACGTTCCACTGACTTGGGATCCAGTTTCTGTCTCCTTTCTTTGGGTATATGTGCATACGCCTTACAGCCGAAGACTTGGCTTTTTACTGGACCACGCCTCCAGCGGCATTTCTTCTTTCACAGCTAATGTGGACGCACAGGTTTTTTAGATATATTGCAGGGGACAAAATATTTCCAGGCCTGTGTCACTTAACATAGTCTTTGCTCTTTCAACAATTGTATGGTTTGCTCGCTCACTCACACCATTTTGTTCTGGCATGGAGGCAACCTTCAGTTGGTGCTGTATGCCATATTCCTTCAGGAACGCAGCTAAAGTCCCTTTGTCATATTCTCTGCCATTGTTAGATCTCAAGACTTTTAATTTCAGACCCATTTGAGTTTCCACCAGGCTCTTGTATTCCACAATATTGTTGACAACTTCACTCTTAGCTTTGATGAAGTAGACATGTGTCATCCTCATGGCGTCATCAATGAGTGTCATGAAATATTTGTAGCCACTAATTGATTCCACCTCCATTGGACCACACACGTCTGTGTGCACTGGAGTCAGCGTTACTTCAGCTCTTACCGTTTACGCAGCTGTCACATACTGATCTCTCTTTCTggtggtggtagtcagcatatcgatgccgacTACCCCGCAACACGTACCCCCACATCTTCACACCAAAGCGTTCCTTTCCGAAGAGCCTCCAGGACGACTGCCCagcgactggaagcaatcgcgatgaagaAGCCACCGCGATTTATTGACATCACTGCCAACCACGACGCTGTTAAGGGGGtgatgtaagtatgcggccattgATAATGGACAATACTTTGTAAAGTATGTGATAGTCGTCACTGGAGGATTATAAGAAGAAGCTGCTGGCCAGAGCCTTGGCTATAAGGGTCCCTAGACCTTCCTGTCCAATGGTGCGAGCCTGGTACTGACATGTGATATATACATATGGTATATGTGGTATATATATACTAAGCTGCATTACAGACTGCAGAGAAGCTTGATGCAGACTGAGGTGTACACCAAGTTGCATAGCATATCTGTGCATGTTCAGACAGTGGGCACACACATATGTGCCTAGGCAGACTTGCAGGATCCTGGCCCTTACGCCCGACTGCGCCTGGAGGGACAGGGCAGGGATATGTGGGATCCTGTTAGGAAGCAGGACATAACCCAGGCACATATGCTGACAGTACAGGACTCATTTCATGATGACTCTGCATATGGGCAGAAATACACTCGTTTTCAGTGCTATTTTTAAAAGGAAATTTACGCCCATTGTGCCAACAAGAAAAGGGTTCAGGTGTATCAAGAAGGAACATATCAGGACTGATTCATGTCCATTTTCTTGTGTATCTTTGTGAATTCGCTCACGACAATGGATGAAATtctatgcaattcatgtccgaaagcaaatgacacttatgactcttTACAACCTAAAGGGTGGAATGGGAGTGGGAAGCAAACACCATGTGTAAGCAAGCAAGTGATACTATAGAAACACGCTGTGTATGTACAGTactgtaaaataatattatttacattaatgattatagtactaTGTATAGTTGATTTATTCGCAGATGTGACTTTGAATTGCACACatacatgtgcgtatcctgcactctgCTCTGTATGTTACCAGATAAGAAGTAACGTTAAGATTAagacccagattcaaatcaaaatgcataGGGGCGAAATTACGCTCAAACTATGTAATACTTTTTACCTGCAAGTTGAATTCGAGCCCATCATCTTTAAAAATGCATTATGTCAGGATTAAAAgaaattttatttctttgttaaaACACATTATCACACTGATTAACCTAACAGCACCTGAAACCACAAATTTGTAATAATGTCAGTCCCACGTGAGACAtctgtgtaagccccatgtgatatctatgtgtaagccccatgtgatatctctgtgtaagccccatgtgatatctctgtgtaagccccatgtgatatctctgtgtaagccccatgtgatatCTCTGTGTAAGCCCAATGTGATATCTCTCCAGCATGGTCCAGAGTCCATTCTGAGGCGGAACAGGGAACCAATCAGGACTCTCGGCCATCCTTTAGAATTTGTGGCTCCGCGGCGAGCCAAACTGTGCTAGCCACATGACAACAGGGAGCACCTGCAGCTATTTAAGTCGCTGCACCGCCATTTTTCAAGTTCGACGGTGGAGCAGGAATAGAGAGGACGTCGCGGGAAAGCACCATGTGAAATCtatgtgtaagccccatgtgatatctatgtataagccccatgtgatatctatgtgtaagacccatgtgatatctatgtgtaagccccatgtgatatctatgtgtaagcctcatgtgatatctatgtgtaagccccatgtgatatctatgtgtaagccccatgtgatatctatgtgtaagccccatgtgatatctatgtgtaagccccatgtgatatctatgtgtaagcctcatgtgatatctatgtgtaagccccatgtgatatctatgtgtaagccccatgtgaaatctatgtgtaagccccatgtgatatctatgtgtaagccccatgtgatatctatgtgtaagccccatgtgaaatctatgtgtaagccccatgtgatatctatgtgtgagccccatgtgatatctatgtgtaagcctcatgtgatatctatgtgtaagccccatgtgatatctatgtgtaagcctcatgtgatatctatgtgtaagccccatgtgatatctatgtgtaagccccatgtgatatCTATGTGTAAGCCTCATGTGATATCTATGTGTAAGCCTCATGTGATATCTATGTATAAGCCCCATGTGATATCtatgtgtaagccccatgtgatatctatgtgtaagccccatgtgatatctatgtataagccccatgtgatatctatgtgtaagcctcatgtgatatctatgtgtaagccccatgtgaaatctatgtgtaagccccatgtgatatctatgtgtaagccccatgtgatatctatgtgtaagcctcatgtgatatctatgtgtaagccccatgtgaaatctatgtgtaagccccatgtgatatctctgtgtaagccccatgtgatatctatgtgtaagccccatgtgatatctatgtgtaagcctcatgtgatatctatgtgtaagccccatgtgaaatctatgtgtaagccccatgtgatatCTATGTGTAAGACGCCTACTTCTGCCCTGGATGCTCCTTCCGCCAGCCGAGCAggtcctgtgcgcatgcgcccattgctaggcaacgggacacgctTTTACCCAGCAGTCCGATGGTCAGTGAGTCAATGACCGCCTATTTTTAGGGTTCACTCTGGCAGCATGACTAGAGGGAaagcagggggtactgtcaggcgccttcCTCGCCTGTTCACCTCTCAGCGGAGACGGACACCTTCATCTGCCCTGCATGAGACGCTACTATCGGGTGCTCTGTCTGCCGGCCGAGCTCTTCCTGTGCGCATGCGCTTCTGTTGCTAGGCACCAGGAAGTTCTTCTGCATGGCAGTTGgctggtcagtgatgtcactgatcgcCCCCTTTGAAACTATTTAAGGTTCACTCTGGCAGCATGTAGCTGCCCGATTATTAGGTCACAGCCTGCTCCAGCACTTATATATTTACCTGTCTcctggttcctgactcctgtttGGCTTGACTATTCCTTGGTTCCTGTGTTtgttaccgacctggcttgttcaCTATCCTTGACTGCTGATTTGGATCCTGACTGATACCtgttaccgacccagcttgttcATTATTGTGACgatatgtagtatatctaatgactgattgtattTTCTGTtgaagtgtattttgttaactgacctgagtctgacctaggcaagtgtcaatcgTCTTGTTAAATTGCCAGACTATTGATAAATAGGATCTTgggggagtttgaagcccaaagttgtaaactacttaagcagaagagcagaggtgagaattccaAGTCCTGTGAAAATGctaggtctcaggacatccaagATTTACTTtgaagccctgtgtcattttgggcatccatctaacttaggtgaaaactcctaaggtgggggttaagagcctgtaagaagggatTAAAATCTTGTGCCTTAGACAATAATTGTGTGCATTTCATGAGGGAGTCTGTCAAGGCTGAAATGTGCCATCCTTCTCAAAGTGTattcctcacacgccaattcctgaacttgtaagtagggattctggttttatttcactattttattttctgaaacttatttgcaAATTATCATATGTCTGTTCATTATCTTTTtgcaaataagccttggaaatatttttcagattaaacatatttaatctagcatatttctccatgattctttgtgaacttacgacgcccagggaggctcatgctacaggtgtatgtgatttaagtgtgaaacattaataagtggttctggtgaatgtaaggacaccataataaatcctttgttttggcagaaaaggtgtattcattgttaattagctaaggtaacaccagtcacggccagcctttcagattgctgtatctgggacaggctgggtgtttgtGACAACTATCCTCTGTCTGCTGATTTGGATCCTGATTGACACCTTTTACCGACCCGACTTGTTCACTATCCTCTGCCGGTTGATTTTGATCCTGACTGATACCTGTTACCGATCCAACTTGTTCACCATCCTTTGCCTCCTAGCTCACCAGCGCCAAACTGCTGGTAGGTGCGGACCATCTCAACCCAGTGATATGTGACAAAGTGATATCTCTGTGTTAGCTTCATGTGAAATTTCTGTGTAAGACCCATGTGAGATCTACGTGAAAACCTCATGTGAGGTCTTTGTGTAACCCCCATATGATATCTATGTGTAACACCCATGTGATATTTATGTGGAAGCCCCATGTGGTATCTATATGTAAGCCCCAAGTGATATTTATGTGGAAGTCCCATGTGGTATCTATatgtaagccccatgtgatatCTTTGTGTAAACCCCATGTGATATCtatgtgtaagccccatgtgatatctttgtgtaagccccatgtgatatctttgtgtaagccccatgtgatatctatgtgtaagccccatgtgatatctatgtgtaagccccatgtgatatctatgtgtaagccccatgtgatatCTTTGTGTAAACCCCATGTGATATCTATGTGTAAGCCCCACGTAATATGTTTGTGTAAACCCCacgtgagatctcggtgtaagccccacgtgagatctcggtgtaagccccatgtgagatctcggtgtaagccccatgtgagatctcggtgtaagccccatgtgagatctcggtgaaagccccatgtgagatctcggtgtaagccccatgtgagatctcggtgaaagccccatgtgagatctcggtgtaagccccatgtgagatctcggtgtaagacccatgtgagatctcggtgtaagccccatgtgagatctcggtgtaagccccatgtgggAGCtcagtgtaagccccatgtgggagctcggtgtaagccccatgtgagatctcggtgtaagccccatgtgagatctcggtgtaagccccatgtgagatctcggtgtaaccccatgtgagatctcggtgtaacccccatgtgagatctcggtgtaaccccgatgtgagatctcggtgtaagccccatgtgagatctcggtgtaagccccacGTGAGATCTTGGTGTAACATCCaagtgagatctcggtgtaagccccacgtgagatctcggtgtaagccccacgtgagatctcggtgtaagccccacgtgagatctcggtgtaagccccacGTGAGATCTCTGTGTAACCCCCACGTGAGATCTCTGTGTAACCCCCacgtgagatctcggtgtaacccccatgtgagatctcggtgtaaccccatgtgagatctcggtgtaagacccatgtgagatctcggtgtaaccccGATGTGAGATCTCAGTggaagccccatgtgagatctcagtgtaagccccatgtgagatctcggtataaccccatgtgagatctaggtgtaagccccatgtgagatctcggtgtaagacccatgtgagatctcggtgtaagacCCATGTGAGATCTCAGTGTAAGCCCCacgtgagatctcggtgtaaccccCACGTGAGATCTCTGTGTAACCCCCAcatgagatctcggtgtaacccccacgtgagatctcggtgtaagccccacGTGAGATCTTGGTGTAACATCCaagtgagatctcggtgtaagccccacGTGAGATCTTGGTATAACCCCATGTGAGATCtaggtgtaagccccatgtgagatctcggtatAACCCCATGTGAGATCTAGGTGTAACCCCGATGTGAGATCTCAGTggaagccccatgtgagatctcagtgtaagccccatgtgagatcttggtataaccccatgtgagatctaggtgtaagccccatgtgagatcttggtataaccccatgtgagatctcggtgtaagccccatgtgagatctcggtgtaagacccatgtgagatctcggtgtaagacccatgtgagatctcggtgtaagcccgatgtgagatctcggtgtaagccccatgtgagatctcggtgtaagccccatgtgagatctaggtgtaagccccatgtgagatctaggtgtaagccccatgtgagatctcggtgtaagccccatgtgagatctcggtgtaagccccatgtaAGATCTCAGTGtaacccccatgtgagatctcaaTATAACCCCCATGTGAGAGCTCAGTGTAACCCCCATTTGAGAGCTCAGTGTAACCCCCATGTGAGAGCTCAGTGTAACCCCCATGTGAGAGCtcagtgtaagccccatgtgagatctctgtgtaagccccatgtgagagctcagtgtaagccccatgtgagagctcag
This genomic interval carries:
- the LOC142149610 gene encoding hepatic lectin-like, with protein sequence MQSFSQNGRSIYSITSQSTSSSSTGAVSGSIYSIKSQSTSSSSTGAVSGNLHVVQTPMSWSQSRTHCRSYFTDLAVLSSLDEQGMMATLLSDYTPSKGFWFGLRRSRLWGHWYWSGGQTWGTFSFWGDGEPNSPLSKQCGLISGDPARNFSWSSGCCAQQLPFVCYGG